TCTCTGTAACCATGTTTTAGAGCACGTTCCTCCGGATTTAGAAGCCATGCAAGAACTCAGACGCGTTTTAAAAAAAGAAGGTCAAGCCATTTTGCAGGTGCCTATTTCTAAGAATACAGCAAAAACATTTGAAGATTTCTCGATCTCCGATCCTCAACAAAGGGAAATAATATTCGGCCAAAAGGACCACATTAGAATTTATGGTCAGGACTACCCCCAACGACTAGAACAAGCCGGCTTTAAAGTAGCCCGACTAAACTTGTTTAACGAGTTTAGTCGCTACGGCATAAACCCGGACGAAGACCTTTTTATAGGCACCAAATAAGTTTTATACTTCCGGTACATTTACTTTCCGGTTATCCTTTATAATAATTAAATCCTACTTCCTGAGATTCTTCGTATCTGGTAAAGGTAAACCACCCGTTATCTTATATGAGTTTTTTAACTGCTGAATGGCGCAAGCTGGCCATTGCAAATTACGAGGTAAACCCTACTGTACTCCAACCTTATTTACCTTTTGGCACCGAACTGGATTTTTGGGAAGACCAATGTTATGTAAGTTTAATTGGCTTCCGGTTCTTAAACACGCGCTTGTTAGACTTTAAAATCCCTTTCCACGTAAATTTTGAAGAAGTTAACCTGCGTTTTTATGTAAAAAGAAAAGTAAACCAGGAGTGGCGCCGGGGTGTGGTATTTATTAAAGAAATAGTGCCTTTACCTGCTTTGGCCCTTGTGGCTAACATTTTGTACAACGAAAAGTACGAAACCCGGCCGATGCAATACCACTGGCGCGAGCAGGAAAACAACCAGGAAATAGCCTACCAATGGAAAATAAAAGGCAATTGGCAAGTAATAAGCCTATTGGCCAATAAAGAGGCTATCCCGATACCAATTGGTAGCAAAACGGAATTTATTTCGGAACATTATTGGGGATACGCCCAAGTAAATAATTTAAAAAGTAATCAGTATGAGGTTACCCACCCCCGCTGGCAGCAATACGCCGTTACAGATTACACCATCTCGGTAGACTTTGAACTGAACTACGGCAAAGCATTTCGTTTTTTAAATAATTGCGTTCCCAGCTCCGTTATGCTTGCCGAAGGCTCCGCAATAACCATCGAAAACAAAACCAATATTACCCCCAATTAAAAGCTGCGCCGTTTGCCACGCGTTATTTACAGATTATCCAATATTTTATAATTATCTATATATCAGCAATATAGATTTAAAAATATTTATTTAAAACTAACAACTTTTATTGGGTTTTACCGGTAGCTTATACTTTAATAAACCATGGAACTACAAACTATCCTAAGCACCGACAGCGCCGTTATACAGGTAAATCTGGCAAGTAGCTACATCGAGTTAGAATGGTTAACTCACCCGAGCAGCCAGGTTTTCCGGGAAGTAATTATCCAGGCTCAGACTTATGCCCAAGAGCATCATTTAACCAAATGGCTGTGTAATATTCAACAAGCAGATTTTATAGAATCCGAGGACCAGAAATGGTTAGTAAAGCACGTATTTACCGCTTTCGACCCGGTTTTACACCATAACTATGCTTACATCATTCAGCCCCGGGTGTCAGAAGTAGTGAGCGCTTACCACATCCACGACTTAGTAGAATTAGACGCTAATCTCCAATCCAGAATAAAAGTAGCCATATTCGTAGATATCGATCACGCCCTCCAATGGCTGTTTGCCCCCATCTCCCAAAATGAACCATTTTCTTAGCCGGAAGAATCTACAACCAGATAGTAGCAAGTATTGTAATCGGGAAGCCTTACATATTGAAGTAGCTTTGTCTTTAAATAGCCGCAATTGACATTCAATTGTATGGGATCTAGTATTACAGCAGAGAACAATCAAAGTTAAAACAAGGCAAGTTGCGGAGAGAGTTTGGAGAGAAAAGGAAAAATTTAAGACCTTCCCTGTTTATTCTTTTTAAGCAGAGTAACCGCGGATGCCGTAAAGGTTTGCGGGATAATAAATAGCCATATTTTTTAAAAATTATAATTTGAAGATGAATTGGATTTGGGTTGCAGGTTAGAAATTTAAAAAACGCTCGCCGTTACGCTTAGCCGTACCGGGGATCTTTCTGGAAAGGGAGTTTGGCCATTTTTTCTACTTCCATGCTCGGGAAACCAAATTCTTCGACAATTTTGCCGTACAGCAGATAAATACCGTTGCCTTTAAACGGCCAGTGCTTGAGTGATTGCGGAAAGTGGACGGTATCGAAAAAATCGCCGCTGGCGTCCAGGAAAGTACCAAACTGCATCACTTCGCCTTTGATGGTGCGCACGTATTTGGTCGTCACTAAAACGCCCATCATGCGCACTTTCTGATTCAGGTGCAACAGCATGTTTTTGGTTTTTACATCGCCCCGATGTGGGGTTTGCAGCAAATCAAAATAAGTGCAGGTAACCGGGAAGCCCAGTAATTCCATTTCGTCGTAAGCGTCCTCAATGCGCGTGTGGCACAGGGTGGGCAGCGTAAACTGCCGGGCGGGTTCCCGGAATAATACATTTGCCGAGGGGTTCGTTACTTTATGCCCCAGTACCAGATGCGCTTCCCAGAGTAATTTTTTTTTATCCTGACCGGTAAACCGGAGTGCCTGCACCCGGATTAAAATTAACAATTGTTCCAGGGTAATTTGGGTGCGGGTAACAAAGTCTTCCAGGCTGGTATAAAGACCATTCTGCTCCCGTTCGGCCATAATGGTACTGGCTACTTTTTGCTCTAAATTCTGGATGTGAATAAAGCCCAGGTAAATATCCTGCCCGTAAATGGTGGTGGTTACGTTACTGCGGTTGCAACAAGGCAAATGCATGGCGGCCCCAGCTTTTTGCGCTTGCTGCACGTACACCCAGGTTTTGTAAAAGCCGCCGAAGTTGTTGATTACCGCCACCATAAACTCCAGCGGGTAGTAGGTTTTTAAAAATAAGCTCTGGTAGCTTTCCACGGCGAACGAGGCCGAGTGCGCTTTGGAAAAAGAATAGCCGGCAAATGATTCTACCTGTCGCCAGACTTCCTTGATTAAGGCTTCGGGGTGGCCTTTGGCGCGGCAACTATCATGAAATTTATTTACCAGTTTTTCAAATTCTTTCTTCGACCGGAACTTCCCGCTCATGGCCCGGCGCAACACATCGGCGTCCGATAAATCCAGACCGGCAAAATGGTGACAAATTTTAATCACGTCTTCTTGGTACACCATTACCCCATAAGTTTCTTTCAGTTGTTCTTCCATCACCGGGTGCAGGTACTGAATTTTATCTGGCTCGTGAAACCGCTGGATGTAGGCCCGCATCATGCCCGATTGCGCCACGCCTGGCCGGATAATGGAGCTGGCGGCTACCAGGGACAAATAATTATCGCAATGCAATTTTTTGAGTAAACCCCTCATAGCTGGGCTTTCGATGTAAAAGCAGCCAATGGTATCGCCGGATTTTAATTGTTGGCGGACCTTTTCATCGGTTTTAAACCGGGCAATATCGTGGGTATCGATGGTGATTTTTTGATTTTGCTGTACCAGGTTTTTGCATTCTTTAATGTGGCCAATACCGCGTTGACTCAGAATATCCAGCTTCTCGAAACCAATGCTTTCGGCAGTGTACATGTCCCACTGGCTGGTCGGGAAACCTTTGGGGGGCAAATCCAACGCGGTGTAGTTGGTAATGGGAACTTCCGAAATAAGTACCCCGCCGGCATGGATGGAACGGAGATTCGGAAAATCCGAGAGCAAGCGACCGTACTGCAGAATTTTTTTGGTAATATGGTCGGAGTTAGCGGCTGTGTGCGGGTTTTCGACCAGCGCATCTAATTCGGTTTTGGGTAAGCCGTATACTTTGCCCAGCTCGCGCAGAATAGAGTTATGCTGAAACGTACTCATGGCGCCCAGCAAGGCAGTGTAGCCGCGGCCATACCGTTTAAAAATATAATCCAGCACTTCGTCGCGTTCGTTCCAACTAAAATCAATGTCAA
The sequence above is a segment of the Adhaeribacter swui genome. Coding sequences within it:
- a CDS encoding DNA polymerase III subunit alpha; its protein translation is MLAFVHSYYSLRYGTLSVEDLAAEARAQGYKALALTDINNTSGVFPFIKACLAQNIQPLVGMEFRRDNQLLYTGLALNQKGFEELNSFLTYHLLRHQPLPAAPPAFTQAIIIYPFAAGKNRQLQEHEFIGVSPQDLNKLVFSDLRQQGAKLLMQPLFTCQNEEGYHLHQHLRAVDNNILLSQLRPEHGVAQDACFYACTKLLTQYQRFPELIRNTEKLVQQATFTFDFESRKNKRHFTNTAYDDKLLLEKLARDGLQKRYTASNKEAKRRVEHELGIIDKLGFAAYFLITEDVVTYARKRNYYHIGRGSGANSVVAYCLGLTDVDPIELDLYFERFLNPKRTSPPDFDIDFSWNERDEVLDYIFKRYGRGYTALLGAMSTFQHNSILRELGKVYGLPKTELDALVENPHTAANSDHITKKILQYGRLLSDFPNLRSIHAGGVLISEVPITNYTALDLPPKGFPTSQWDMYTAESIGFEKLDILSQRGIGHIKECKNLVQQNQKITIDTHDIARFKTDEKVRQQLKSGDTIGCFYIESPAMRGLLKKLHCDNYLSLVAASSIIRPGVAQSGMMRAYIQRFHEPDKIQYLHPVMEEQLKETYGVMVYQEDVIKICHHFAGLDLSDADVLRRAMSGKFRSKKEFEKLVNKFHDSCRAKGHPEALIKEVWRQVESFAGYSFSKAHSASFAVESYQSLFLKTYYPLEFMVAVINNFGGFYKTWVYVQQAQKAGAAMHLPCCNRSNVTTTIYGQDIYLGFIHIQNLEQKVASTIMAEREQNGLYTSLEDFVTRTQITLEQLLILIRVQALRFTGQDKKKLLWEAHLVLGHKVTNPSANVLFREPARQFTLPTLCHTRIEDAYDEMELLGFPVTCTYFDLLQTPHRGDVKTKNMLLHLNQKVRMMGVLVTTKYVRTIKGEVMQFGTFLDASGDFFDTVHFPQSLKHWPFKGNGIYLLYGKIVEEFGFPSMEVEKMAKLPFQKDPRYG
- a CDS encoding YqjF family protein, with the protein product MSFLTAEWRKLAIANYEVNPTVLQPYLPFGTELDFWEDQCYVSLIGFRFLNTRLLDFKIPFHVNFEEVNLRFYVKRKVNQEWRRGVVFIKEIVPLPALALVANILYNEKYETRPMQYHWREQENNQEIAYQWKIKGNWQVISLLANKEAIPIPIGSKTEFISEHYWGYAQVNNLKSNQYEVTHPRWQQYAVTDYTISVDFELNYGKAFRFLNNCVPSSVMLAEGSAITIENKTNITPN